The window TAACTGTGATTCAATCCATGTGGACGTAACCGATGGGCACTTTGTGCCCAATCTTTCTATAGGACCAGATTTTATTGCCGCTTTACGTTCAATGACAAACTTACCCATCGAAGTCCATCTGCTCATTCAACAACCCGATCGTTTCGCCAGGGATTTTGTCGAATCCGGGGCCGACCTACTCATCGTTCACATGGAGGCACATCACGACGTTAAAAAAACGATTAATCTTATTCACAGCATGGGTTGCCGCTGCGGACTCGCTTTAAACCCGCTGACCGTTTTCGAAAAAAGCATCAACTACCTTTCTCAACTGCAAGCCCTCCTTATTCTCATTACCAATTTCCCCTCCAAGAGCCATCCTTTCCAGCCTGATAAGCTATCAAAGATAAGGAAAGCCAGGGAATTCCGTGAAAAGAATAACCTGAATTTTCAAATATTGGTGGAGGGGGGCCTCTCCGCTCAAACCATCCCCTCAACCGTCATTGCCGGTGCCAACACGCTCATCTTGGAAAGTTCTTTTTTCAAAGAAGATCTTTCCATGGAAAGCCTGTCTGCAATTCTCAAAGATATCGATGAAGCTTCCGCAGGAGGATAAAACCGTCGCGCCTGTCTTGCCCGTTGCTGCCCAAATAGGAACGGAACCGGCTTCCTTCTTCGCCGAGGCTGGATGCAGCGGGCAATTGGATGTCGGGCCAGGGTCCTCTTCTCCATGGGTTGACACCGCCCAACTTACTGCCGTTTCCCTTAAATGGACCGAGGTGTGAACGCCCGCGGCCAGGTTCAGCTCCGTGGTCCGGGCAGGGCAAGCGCCGCAGCGTATTCAACGCGACAGCTGGGAGTTCCGCAGCCTTGCGAATGCTTCCCTCTTGCGGGACATGCTTCAGAGCATGAATAAGCATGAACAAGCAAGAAATTTATTAACTGCTCAAGCCTTTAAAGTTGAATACAGACGGTTTTTGTTTCCAGGTAGTTCTCGAGTACCGCATGCCCCATTTCTCTCCCCCATCCCGACTGTTTATAACCTCCAAAAGGTAAAGAGGCATCAAAAACATTATAACAATTTATCCAGACCGTTCCCGCTTTCAGTTTTGAGGCGAGCCGATGGGCTTTTGAAATATCTCTTGTCCATATTCCTGCCGCAAGGCCGTATATGGTCTGGTTGGCCACCGGGGTAATCTCTTCGGTATCTTCAAAAGGAGCAGCACAAACAACGGGTCCAAAAATTTCCTCATTCACAATTTTCATGGAGGGATTCACCCCGGTAAAAATGGTGGGAGTTATAAAATAGCCTTTCTCTCCATAGCGCTTCCCCCCGGTAACTACGGTCGCTCCTTCATCCATTCCGGAACGAATGTAAGAAAAAACCCTGTCGTATTGTTCTTGGGAAACAAGAGGTCCCATCTCCGTCGAGGGTTCAAGACCAGGGCCAAGGCGAATTTTTTTAGCCTCTTCGGTTATTCCCGCCAGGACTTTATCAAAAGCTTTCTTTTCTATATAAAGCCTGCTTCCTGCACAGCAACATTGGCCATGATTAAAAAATATGGCGGAAGCGGCTCCCGGAATAGCCGTTGACAAATCTGCATCGGCAAAGATGATGTTTGGAGATTTGCCCCCGAGTTCAAGACTGACCTTTTTCAGATTTGAAGTTGCCGCTTTAACGATAATCTTGC is drawn from Methylacidiphilum infernorum V4 and contains these coding sequences:
- a CDS encoding ribulose-phosphate 3-epimerase, which translates into the protein MAHPIRLSINIGINPFLLSKEIKKAEIFNCDSIHVDVTDGHFVPNLSIGPDFIAALRSMTNLPIEVHLLIQQPDRFARDFVESGADLLIVHMEAHHDVKKTINLIHSMGCRCGLALNPLTVFEKSINYLSQLQALLILITNFPSKSHPFQPDKLSKIRKAREFREKNNLNFQILVEGGLSAQTIPSTVIAGANTLILESSFFKEDLSMESLSAILKDIDEASAGG